The Deltaproteobacteria bacterium genomic sequence ACAACACTTGATGAATGAAGCACCCCACGAGTAGTCGCCTCGTTCGTAATGTCCTCTATTCACAATCCGCAGGATCAACAAATGCATTAACCGGCAGGAAGTTGTGGATGATGCGCATGCCGTCGAGTGTGTCGAAGTGTCCGACGATTATTTCCGGCGTGGCATCCTGGTTGAGGTCGCACATGACAAATGGATTGGGAAAGCTTCCCACACCGATCTGAAGTTGTGTCTCAAGGGCAATGGTTCCCGGCGAGCTTGCATTGATCCAAACCGACAACCCGGCCAGCCAATCTGAAGTGACGATGTCGGATCGTCCATCGCCATCCAGGTCGGCGATCTCGATGAGGAGGGGTTGGACGGAGTTGTTTTCATATTCGAAATAGTCTTCGAACTCGTAGTCGAAGCTCAACTGGGAGTCCGTGCTGGTGTTGCGCATCACCGAGAGTCCATTCGGCGAACCGCCAGAGGTTCCGCCCCGTGTGATGATCTCAAGAAGGCCATCCCCATCGAGGTCAGCCAGTCTCGGGGCTCCGGTAGCCCAGTAGTATGTGTACTGCGGGTCCTCGACGCCACCGGCCTCAACTGTCAGTGCAAGCTCGAGAGCCAGTTCGTCCTGCGTGCTGCGGTTGTAGTAGATGTGAACGTCGCGGTTGTCTCCGGATGACACCAGGTCAACGAGTCCATCGCCGTTGAAATCAGCGAAGGCCGGTCGAGTGTCGACATAGGCATCGATAATCACTTTTGGTGCGAAGGAAACGGCGCCATCCCCAGTAGTGTTCAGGTAGACACCCATCTGATGCCAGTTGGCTCGCGAAGTGACGATATCAAGTCGACCGTCGCCATTGATGTCCTGGAGCTGCGCAAATCCTTCATAACCATCACCTGAGAGGACCATCGGCGACGCGAAATCAAAGTCACCATTGCCACTGATTCCGGTTCCGGTATTGATGAAGATGCATGTGTGTGAATCGAAGTCATCGGTGACGTCACCATATTCGGAGGCGACGATATCGAGTCGTCCGTCACCATCGACATCACCGAGGGCGACGTCATGGGCCTGAGCCCAGGGTCCGAGTCCGTAATTGAGTGTAAGGCGTCGTTCAAAGCTGACCATACCATCCTCATCAAACGAGGTGGTGTGCACGCAGATGTCGCCGTTGACTTGTGTTGTGACGATTTCTGGGGTGCCATCACCATCGAGGTCGCCCCATCCGATGTCCTTGATACCGCTTCCCAAGTAGGGCGTCATGAACTGCTGGTCCATGTGCGTCATGTTGAATGTTTCGGTGGCGTTGAAGGTGATGTTGAATCGAACGCTCGACCGGGCGATCAATCCATTGCTCATCACGGTGACCGGACCATGACGTGCGTAGGCTGGAACAGTGACAAGGAGTTCTGTTTCGGAGGCTGAAAGAATCGTCGCCGCCGCGCCACCGAAAGAGACGCTGTTTTCAGATGACATCGCGCTGAACCCGACGCCTGAGATGACAACGTTGCTTCCGATTGGGCCGGACAGCGGATCTAGGGCATCGATGATGATAGGCGGCCACATCGTGTCCGTATCTGTGTCTTCTTCTTGGCAGTCTGGAGAGCCTGTACAATCAGAGTCATTAGAGTCGAAGTCACCATCTGTACATTCACCGGGATTGGTACCTTCATCAACTGGGCTTGTGTTTTCATCTTCGGTTTTGTCATCACAGCCAACTAAGAACATTATCATCAACAAAGAAAGATTGCGCATAGCATCCTCCAACAATACAAATGCTTATCAACCCCAATAGTTCCTAATAATCGGCTTTATCCCAAATAAAAACAACCCTTGACAGCATCCAAACAAAGCCTCTGATACCTTGTTACAAGGAATAATTTAGAGTCAAGTATGACGCTAACCCCTCACCGACGAGAAGTATCTACACCCAGAAGAAGCAGAACGATTGGCCCAATTCTTAGCCGGTGAATTTTACCCCCTAAAACCCAAAAGGCGAGACCAAGACTCTTCTTACGTTTTTATTCTAAAAACATTGTCAGAGAGAGAGACACTGCAGCCCCCCAAAAACTTTGAACCCAAGCCCCTCACAAATTAGGATCTCTCATTTCTAATTGCTTTGGATGACCCATGAGATTGCCGCCTTGATTCCACTCAGCCTCTTTGTCTGCAGCTTCGAGACCACGCCTAGGCATGGCAAAAAATGGAAGAACTAGCGGTTTTCGGCAAGTCGAAGCGTGATGTTATACATTCAGGATTTAGGGTTTTGGCAGGTTGAATTCCCTAGTTACTAAACGCTGTTATGCCTTAGTCTATGTTGCATGGCTTTAATCAGGGCTATGTAGTTTGCTTAGGCTTCCTACCGAAACTTATTGCTCTCTATAACTATTTTGATCATACTCTCGACCGCTTAGACCCTTGATAATAAACGATGCGTCATCTGAAAGAACCTCATTCAATAAAACGTTGATAAAGTATTTCTGCGTTTAGCATCAATTGCGCGCCATGACTGAACATCATCGATTGGAAAGACTGGATCATCTTGCTCAACGGCATCTACGATATCAAAATCAGTAATTCCCTTAGTCTTCACGTAGATTGTTTTGCGGTTATGAACCGCAAAATAAAGTCGAAAAGGAAAAAAGCTTTTAACAATAACAATATCAGCTCTCCAAATATTCAGGCCAGCCTCTTCATAAAACCTGGGTGCCATTGCGATGGGCGGCCCTTCTGTAACAACCAAGTAAAGATTACCCACTTGAACGACTAATACTTTTCCCAAAGCTCGATTAAAATAGCGTTGAATCAATATCCCCTCGCAGGTCAATTTAGGATTTCGCAGTGGATCAACCTGTCCTCCAACACTAAACTCGGTTCGTGTTCCAAGTGGTAGGTTCCAAAGCTTCTGCACTGTATGAGGTCCCCTGATGGGTGCGTAAGTTACCAGATCTGAGCCGTGTTCAAGACAGGCCGAAATCAAGCGCGTGTTCTCCCCGGTTCCTCCAGCCCCAACCACATCCGAAGCATCACACATGCATATCACGCCAAGACTGCGAGCCAAGGTCGCGCCCCTGGCAACACTGATGGCTTCTAAAGGCGTATCAAACGGCGGCATTTTAACCTGACGCGTTTCCCATAATCTATCTGCGAGTTCCTCTGCATAGCGGGCGGCCAAATCAGGGCGGTTGTCAGCAACCACTGCGACACTCCACCCAAGCTGCTTAGAGGCATGCCAATTGTGACCATTAAATACGCTTGCGTAGAGGATCCGATGGTCCTTCTCCAATTCCTTCAGGCGCTTGTAGATGGGGCGCATGGTCGGTAGAAAATCTACTGTCGTCCCCCCACCGCTCAGCATAGGGAGACTGCGCCAGCTAGTAACCGGCTTAATTTCACCTTTAAGCATACTATAGAGAATCTTCGCGGCGCGTGCCCCGACCCTAGCATGATCTCGATGGGGATTCGTTCGATATCCGATAACGACGTTTGCCAGTTTAAAAAACTCCTCGCACAGCTGTGCATGTAAATCTAAGCTCACACAAATTGGGATATGGTCACCCACAAAGTTACGGGCCGCTTGAATCAATCTTAGCTCAGGATGAGCATGACTTTGAGAGCACATAGCACCATGCAAACACAAGTAGAGTGCATCGATTGGACCGGCAGATTCTAAAGACTTCTCAAGCTGGCATACTAATGCGAGTAATGTTTCGTCACAAAGTGGACCACCCGGAATAGCCCATGCGCTAAACAGAGGAATGGGCGAAATTAAGGGTTTTCTCTGTTTATCTAGCCACTGGCGAAAACCACTAAGCTCGGCATTTTTTAAAAAACCATCGATTTCCTGGCCGTCCTTAGAGGTTCTCTTAGACAGTTCTTGACCAACCGAATAATGAGTGTTCTGAAAGTCTTCGAGAGTAGTCTGCAATGGTGAAAAGCAGTTGCTTTCCTGAGAGACCCTACAATAAGCGATACGATAATTAGGTTGATCGACCATTCTATTTAACTTCTCGCTTGATTGCTCGTTTAAACTCGACCACTTTGTCGACCACTTTTAACGCTTTGTCGCCGTAGCTTAGAAGACGTGCGGTTAGCTCGTCATCTTCTTCACCGATTGAGTCTATATCGAAACCTGTTTCACCCGGTGAATACATTGCCTCCATTACCTTCAACACACTCAGCTTCACAAGAAATCTCGATGGGAGTTTGGCCATCATACCATACATCGCAGCATAGCCTTCGTCCGCTCCGCCCGGGTTTGCGAGGCAATGGTTCAAGGCGATTCGAATATCATCTAAATAGAGCTGGACTGAGTCGGAGTTAAATGCATTTACAGTGCAGTGGATACATTCAGGGAATTGTTGACGGGACACAGACCAGCCTCGTTTTTCAAGTTGGTCAGCTACGGCGAAAATATTCAATTTTGGAAAATTGTCACTAACTTTATAGCTGATAATAGTGCAGTCCGGTCGACCAACAATTTCCAGCTCAGGGAAAGACTCAATCCCGTAACGTAAGGTCATTGCCGTCTTCATTGCTTTATCAGCAAGTTCGATAAAACCGGTCTCACCCATAGCCATTAGTGACGCCCAAGCAGCTGCGATGGCTGAACCTGGTCGGCTCCCCGGCATCGTTGGTGAAACGTAGATGCCGCCTGGCCAATCTGTTACCGCGAAAAACTGATGCTTCAAAAATGACATGTCGCGGTAGAGAATCACTGAGCTTCCTTTAGGCGCATATCCGTATTTATGAACATCCGCGGACATTGAGGTTACGCCATTGAGTCTAAAATCGAACGGTGGAATAGGATAACCAAGCTTCTCTAACCAAGGTAAGATAAACCCCCCAAAACAGGCATCCACGTGAAATGGTATTGTTTTTTTTTGTGCCAGCGCAGCGATGTCTTCTATTGGGTCAATAACGCCGTGAGCATACTGAGGTGCCGATGCTGCAATCATGATTGTATTGCGACCAATCGCACGACGAAGTTTCCGCATATCCACTCGGTAATCATCGGTCAGTGAAACTTTTCGAAGCTTTACACCGAACGCTTGAGCAGCCTTGTCGAATGCGACATGAATAGACTGTGGTGCTACAATCTCTGGCCGTAAAATCCATGGTTTTTTGAGTCTTGCTCTATCTCGATAAGTCTTAACTGCGAGCAGGATTGACTCCGTCCCACCGGACGTGAGCGTTCCTGCCGTGTCATCATCACCGTTCAGCATAGCACTGGCCATATCGATTATCTCGGTCTCCATAACCTTCAAGCTCTTAAAGGCCATCGGGTTTAACGCGTTCTCGGAGAAAAAAAGATTGTGTGCATCTTTTAAGAATTCATAGTGCTCGTCACCGGCGTGGTAAATCATTGACCATGTTCGAGCAGACCGCCAATCGGCGTCATCTGCACGCATCTCATTCATTTCAGTTAATAAACTCGCTTTAGATTGACCATGCTTTGGAATTTTTTTTCGTTTCGGCATCGAACCCCCAGGAAAGGCAATGCCTCTACCTAATGAAAATGTAGTCAAAATGCGACAGGATAATGAAGTCAGGGTTCGAAAAAAAATCTGTGTAACAGGACAGTAACAATGATTGGTTGGTGCGAGACAATTTATTACCAAGGCGTAACAATTGCCTCATGATAGACGAGTCCTCCAAAATAGAATCATCTGTTTGCTGTGGACTATAACGTGTAGGTCGAAGATGAAACATTGTAGTCCACGGAGACACTTAACTAAAAACATTAGAAAGCATATTGTTGAGGGTCATACCTCATTGAACTTGTCATGGTCATGGCTAGCGTGTTCCAAGTCAGTACCAATATGAGATGTGACCCAGACCACACTCCTTGTTTTTCGAGGTAGACAATAAGTGCTTTGGCTAAAATTTATTACTACAATTGGGTTCTGACTCCGTGTTCGTCGTCACGCCGCCAAATCTAAGTGACTGAAATGACGCACAAGAACCAAGGCATTCTTCAGTAAAAAAACTTAACTAGGCACGAAATCATAAAAGTATCATAAAGCAGGGTTTGCTGGGGAAGGTCATGGGCGAACTTACATAAACGCAGTCTTTCCTTATCTGTATTCAGTCAGTTGCCAGCAACTGGCATCCGCATTTCAACGTCGTAGAAAGCTTGGATACCTTTATCGCTTAAACCTTTTATAAAGGCATCGGGGTCTAGGCAGCCCTCTGGCGCATAAACGTCACCCTTAGAGACGGTAACTTCTCCCCGTGCGAGCATCGCTGTTCCGACGGCGAGTGATAGCCCTGTAGCTTCACGCATTTGCCCTGTGCCACATAGAAGACGGGATTCTTCCTGGCCGTCTTTTATGCCAGTAACGTCCATTCTGATGGCTCCGATTCCAGGATTCGAAGGTCGGTTGGCGCGCTCTAAAGCGACGATGAGTTTAAGCGCCCAGCGCTTAGCAAGAGGTTTGTCAAAGAGTCCAGCCTGGGCTGGCCAAACGAACGATTTTGCGCCGGCACCGTAGCCCATAAAGAAATTAACTTCGTCTACATCGAAAAATCGGGGAATCGTGACTGGTTCGGCATGGCCCATGTTCCAGAGTTTGATTGTGCCAAACTTGGGGAAGATAACCTCTCGACTCTCACTAAGAGCGGGAATCATCTGCGCACTTCCGCCGCGAAAGGTAGCGACTTTTCCGCTCATGATGTGGAGCATGTGAGCAAAAACAGCTTCGCCGCCACCTGCATCCAGCGGTTGATAGATGCTAACATCAACCTTTCGAATTTGGTCAAATGATTTCGCAAGGTGAGCTACACCCATATTCGTCAATCCGGGGCTAGCACCTAATCCGGTTATGACCATGGTACCGGATCGTTGCGCCCACGTACGAAAGTCGTCAAATAAAGTTTTAGCAGGCTCCCATTCATCACAAATGCTAGTGTAGTGTGCTTTTTCCTCTATGGCCGCTCTTACGAGTTTCAGCTCATAGTGATGAAATGGACCTAAGGCACTGGCAACTATCTGATGGCCTTTGATGCAGTTGGTGAGGCTTTGATGTCGATTGGCATCGACTTGTACAGCTGA encodes the following:
- a CDS encoding aspartate aminotransferase family protein, with translation MPKRKKIPKHGQSKASLLTEMNEMRADDADWRSARTWSMIYHAGDEHYEFLKDAHNLFFSENALNPMAFKSLKVMETEIIDMASAMLNGDDDTAGTLTSGGTESILLAVKTYRDRARLKKPWILRPEIVAPQSIHVAFDKAAQAFGVKLRKVSLTDDYRVDMRKLRRAIGRNTIMIAASAPQYAHGVIDPIEDIAALAQKKTIPFHVDACFGGFILPWLEKLGYPIPPFDFRLNGVTSMSADVHKYGYAPKGSSVILYRDMSFLKHQFFAVTDWPGGIYVSPTMPGSRPGSAIAAAWASLMAMGETGFIELADKAMKTAMTLRYGIESFPELEIVGRPDCTIISYKVSDNFPKLNIFAVADQLEKRGWSVSRQQFPECIHCTVNAFNSDSVQLYLDDIRIALNHCLANPGGADEGYAAMYGMMAKLPSRFLVKLSVLKVMEAMYSPGETGFDIDSIGEEDDELTARLLSYGDKALKVVDKVVEFKRAIKREVK